In the Populus trichocarpa isolate Nisqually-1 chromosome 1, P.trichocarpa_v4.1, whole genome shotgun sequence genome, aatgcgtgtcttttctttattattttttttcaaaaatcttgaGTTGAACTCTcgttctaacaaaaaaaaaagaaaaaaaaaaaggaacttaGCTGGGAAGCTGACATGCCTTCTCTAATTTggagcccttttttttttttttttaaattgtttttgaaaaaatttaatttttttatttacttcaaattaatttttttagtatttttaaataattttaatgtactaatataaaaaaaatattattttagcgTATTCCcgagcaaaaaatattttaaaaaacaatcataactaGACTCTTAAACACACTCTTATCCTACTAGAATTTGAAGCAATGTTTTTAACCATTGTAtgctgcaatatttttttttgtattaattattttagttaatttttttattgatattaattaacaaaatatatatgttggattcgatatcttcttttcttcttctttataaaatatattttttatataagaattaGGGAAGAGAAATATTGGAAACTTGTAGGATGAGAAAATTGGATGGTGGGGAACAAGTATTTGCGCGTCATGGAAATATTCAAGATAGAGGCGGCTAGACCAGATAAGAAATTAAAGGACTTGAGTGCTGTGTTCCAAGTCAACTTGGATATGGTTTTAAGCAACCCAGCCAGCCGTGTTGGGTTATTGGGAGAATATATGGTTTAATTAAGagaatatatatgtattttaactcttttatatatattatatatgtaaatCTTCTCTTAAAATAAATGGCAGCATCTGGATTATTGAACACAAGGGAAGTTGCTCAAGAGTACGTGTCTACAGGAGTCGGACTCCTCGCAGGAACATCTATTTTGCTTCTAACAATGCTCTGGGGCACCTGTGTGATCGTTGGCAGCGTTCAATCGTCAAAGCCAACCATTTCCAATACTTCAAGCTCAAGATTATTATCATGGTTTACTGGTGCGTGCGTCCTCtcttttattcattattaaattCTCAAACAAGAGTCATTTTAATTTAgagattaaaaataacaaaaaaataattgttatttaagaatgaaaaataaaataactcgttttaaataataattattttatttcttcattgtaatttaattttcaaaggagagtctttttatttaaatgaaaaatatttatttattattatttaaattggaaaataaataatcaaaaaaataataattcttaaacataaggCTAGAATTTACAAAATCCATtcctagaaattaaaaaacatatatggcTAGAAAAACATAAGTTTTACCTGTGAATTTACAAATTGTTATACATCTCAGCCtaacaaaatctaaatcaaatataaggctagaattaatattttaatattcacTGAAAAACTCCAGGGCTAAAAATTAAggcaaaaacttcaatttaaactCCAGGACTAACAAGTAGATTGCCAGCTGATGCATTTTACTCTTCTTGTTGTCTTTTGTAATCTTCATAGAGTTTAGAGTCACTACGGATTTGCAGACAAGCTACACAGCAAGGATTATGGGTCTCTCTGTCATACCATTTCTTATTTTGCAAATCCCAAAAGTTTTCAACTCAAATTCTGGGGAATACTTGACGGTATTGATCTCTCTTGTTGTTTCAGTGGCTTCTCTGTTGATATATTTCTTCTATCAGGTATCCACATGtctctcctttttttataaatgttcttttctttaatttttagttttgaatttgttgttCATATCCATAAAATCGATTTGTTGGGGTAGTTTTTCTTACTCTCATATATAGGTATTTTCATAGAAATGTTCGCTGTAACTATATTATGCAATGTCATTTCATGTAGTCGTATTATTCATGATTAATTAATGACATTTAAACTAACTTTATCAGcatatatattattacaattagattatttttctttctatttaattaagcTATATTTTACTCTATAATAAGTGTATTCTAATACTAACAATTAGTAGAATCATTGAATCAATGATTATTTTAGCGATATTGTTTGCATTAATTGTATATTACCCTTGGCAATGTTTTATAGCCTGTATGGTATTGTATTTACAtctgtttttcaaaaaacaattacttaaaaaattattaaattaattttgatagaaggactgcattaaaaaaatttcttgaacagaATACCAACTAAATTGATAAAGAATAAAAGGATAGAGAAGCCATATAAAGGGATATCAAAAGTATGAGTGTACAATCATTAATTTAGTAGTAGGTGGTctagtggtaagaacttgggattAAGGGGTTTGTTTctcctgtggtctcaggttcgagccctgtggttgttaatatgatggtcactggaggcttacatgattgttaacttcaatgatggtcactggaggcttacatggtcgttaacttcaaggttTGTAGGACTAGTCGATGTATGCACAAGCTGACCTggatacccacgttaataaaaaaaaaaatacgagtaCACCAAATATAAGATTAATCCCAATTATTTTCCCCGGTCGAAAGTATTGCTCAAAGTAATGATAATATAGCTACCTtagactaaaatgaaaatgcaGTTACAAGGGGTAGCTAGGACCTCGGTTTTAAATACTGTGATTAATATTTATTGGTCGAACTCAGATATTTTGTCTGCATAATTAATTGTGCACAGATCTTCGAACCGTGGATTCAAAAGAGAAGACTGGAATATGTAAAATGTAATGAAGGTCTTTTAAGAATTCTGCAACTTGTGCAAGAACGTGCTTTAGGGATAATTCTGACAGGAGATGGGGCTCCAAATATAAATGCTATACAGAGGTTAGTTCGATTTATGACACCTCATGCATCATTATACTTTATGCATGCTAtgcatttttaaagaaaaaagaaaggaagaaaagaaaagaagaaaagggagatgtaaattcttttttaatttgcagACTATTTGAGGAAATAGATGAAGATGGTGATGACTGTATATCGCCCTCTGAAGTGAGGAAACTTCTGCTCGACATAAAGTCTACAGGAATGAATATCAATAAAGACAGCGCATCAGAAGAATTAATCAAAGTATTAGATCTGAATGATGATAAGAAAATAACCAAGGAAGAATTTGTCCATACTTTTACAAAATGGCTTGAAGAGACAAAGTATGCTATGGAGAAGCGATACTTCACAATTAACTCCTTGAAGAGGATTGATCAGGTATTTAGTGCATGTGTTAAGTAAGTAGAAGGAATTATTCCTCTTCTATCATGGATGGCATGAAATTATTGctggttttaaattttgagttgtatcttttatttgatttattctaACATCTTTAAATGTTTTGCTTAGGTTTTTCATCCGTTCgtagaaagtaaaagaaaagaacgtGAGATGAAGAGAAATCTCATGTCAGAAATCGTGAGTCATCTACAGAGCGTTGCTTTAGGAAACCTAATCAAAGAAGATGGTACTCCGGATTTACTTGCTATTAGAAGGTTAGGCCACCATGTCCCCCCTCATATATTAGCATGCATAATCCCAAGGAGCAAGTGAATCTGTTCTTCTGAGTTGCTCGAGAATATATCACTtaattgtattttgtaataGGTTGTTTGAAGACATTGATCGTGATGAAGATAATTGCATATCAAAAGATGAGTTAAAAGAACTAATGAAAAAGATTGAGATTGGTAAGATCTCTTGGGATGTAGATGAAGCAGCTGAAAAAATCATAGAAGCACTTGACACGAGCGGAGATCAAATGATCGATGAGAAGGAGTTCGCCGAGGGAATTGTAAGGTGGTCGATTAACCCGCCGGAAAATGTAACTCCTGTATCAACTCGGTCCCAAGATGATAACAATCGAGTAAGTCCATTCTTGTTGCTGggaaatatcatcaatatcttAAGAATTCGACTACTctatatcattttcatttttatttttttctaaatcacaAAAACACTTCGATTTTATTACGGTTATCAATCAGAATTTACATGAGGACACAagaaatatttctaatattaaatacCAGAGATATTTTCGCTGAAGTCGTGATctattaagaaaagaaatgcaaTATTAATCATGATGACAAATACAACAAATTAAAGTATTctgaataaatcaaaaaatatgtaAACGGAGCTGCTTTGTTAATTAACTGTGATTTAGGTAGTAATAAAGCTATAAAAATGGATTAATGTGTAGAGAACGCCCTGGGAAGAAGTGGACAAgttattgaaggatgaaaaaacCAATGCTGTTGACAAATCATCATGGGCTTGGTTTAAGGCTATAATGTCTATGGTGCTTGGAGTTGCTATATTATCAGTGCTAGCAGAGCCGCTGACACAGAGTGTTCAGAATTTCTCCGAGGATGCAGGGATACCATCTTTTTTTGTCTCCTTTGTGTTAGCTCCACTCGCAACCAACGCAAGAGCAGCCACTTCAGCTATCACGACTGCCTGTCGTAAGAAGTCTATAACCACTTCCTTGACATTTTCCGAGGTTTGTCGTTGGACTcgccttaatttttcttttcttttttcatttcaaggTATAATGAAGAGGAAATGTAAACATTTTTTACTTAGATAATAAAGTAAACATTTTTCATGGATTTTTAGttgatccatttaaaaaaaaacttaattaatgagAGTAAAATgtaatagaaagaaataaaatacaatatattGAATGGAAGTGAGGGggagaatgaaataaaatacaagttaCAAGAGGAAATAGAATAAGTTGAAGTTGAATGGAGAAGAGTTGGAAGGAGAGAGGTAgatgaagagagaaaagaatttGTGAGAAAGTGAGAACCGAGAAGAATGAGAAAAGGTGTTTAAGTAAAAGAGATAAATGGGTATAAATATATtgtatataaaagagaaaacaaaaaatttggtgaaattttggaaaaaggagggagttaagatttttaaaattagagtaGTTTATGGTATTTCTATGAGCATAAAATTTTGTGACACAAATTTTTAGTTACAAATttgtaaaacatatatatatatataatcgtgAGACCTATGTACTGAATTACATTaggcataaaaatatttttaaaacataaaaaaaaatagagtcatgacTTGTTTTGATTAATGTGCAGATTTATGGTGGGGTGTTCATGAACAATGTTCTTGGCTGTTCTGTTCTTCTATTTCTAGTTTATGCTCGTGGATTGACATGGGAATTCTCCGCTGAAGTACTGGTTGTGCTAATTACTTGTGCTATAATGAGTCTCGCCGTAAGCTTTCGCTCCGATTTCCCATTATGGACATCATTCATGGCATTCCTCTTGTATCCATTTTCTCTGTTCCTTGTTTATGTTTTCAACGATGTTCTTGATCATGTTTAGATCAAGTCagcaaatttttaaaaagactcTTGGATTTCACATAGACCAcaagtttaattatattggtCCTACTGATTCATTCCACAAAAAACATTACTCATCTTTTTAGTTTAGACAAGCAATTTCAGTTGTGCTTCCTAGAAGTTGGGCATAACTGCCCAATTTTATTTGGGCCCTATGGGCCTGGGACCAGGCCATCCAGGCCTCAAAGTCcctatcttctttctttttttaggctGGATCTAACCCAGCCAGTCCAAGCCTCCATCCGGCCCATCCAGTCCAAGCCCTGATCGCTTGCCCAGGCCAGTGACCAAGTTGGCCATAGCGGCAGGCATGCGTGAATTATTAGGTATACTTGCAACAgtgacaaaataattaaaattgcaaGCGGGGGAAGAAGGATGACTTACGTGGTTAGCTGTTGTTGAAGGCGAAGCTGAGGGCGTTATGAAGGAATGCAAAAGTCTTCTCTTCTGTTTTTGCTCTCCTGGTTTTCCTTTGTGtctcctttgtttttgttttttctgtgatTTCTTCATGAAAAGCTCTGGTCCTGGAGAAAGAAGAGATTAGCAAAAATggcttctcctttttctttgcgaaagatgtgttttttttcttctgtgttttttttttttttgttggatccTAGTAATGACCCCAGATCCTCActctctttttgttgttttctgttCTTCCCTCTCTAGctttggggttttttttgtctttctgtttttttcgtcCTCTTAGTTCTGTTTTTCGTCTGGCTTTTATAGGGCCGAATCTCCAATTCTCATCCACGAATTTCGTCCCTGATCTCCCCAGGGTGACAATCTCGTGGATGAGGATAAACATAGCTCGGGTTTGGTCCATGTTTGATTGATTCAAAACACCATCAGTCCTGCCATTGTTGGACTGTTGGCGATGCTTATCCTTGCGTCAGGGGAGAGTTATAAGGGTGAGGGATACCGAACCAAATCCTATGGGTTCTGTGGTAGACAATGTGGCCTTAGATTTGGTTTGGGTTTGATGGGGAGATTTGGTTTAACATAGGCCATCTGAATGGCCTCTTAGGGTGATGTCTCCTGCTCCGGAGGAAGGAGACGATGAATAGGTTTGGAAACGACGCTGTTTTAGGCTGGAAAAGGCCATTTTTTATTCCCCACTGAAGTTCTGACTGACATTTATCAATCGGGttcttatttaagaaaaaaaaaaattaatttcactcTTATATCAATTGCAATTGAGcctttaaatttcaataatatttatgaaatagttattagtttcaaatttaatcaattcaattcttaattaactttttaatttttaatttttttaaaattacttctagaaaaatcaattgaCGCTCCTATAGTATCAACATCTATTTACTTTGGTCCCtagaatttaatttcttgaaattttgatcTAAATTAACCCTgagctttgatattttttcaattaagttcctgattgcattaattaaattaatttaaagtttaattaagttcttaaacttattaattctcttaatttttgGCCAAATTGATTTCtagatttataatttcttctttgttcttgaaacttcaatttatattatcttgACTCAGttctcaaattattattttttttattttttttaaatttaaaaattgagttattaTAAGAGAAAAAGGCACATGTATTATAATGCATTTTGaagtattataaataattttaaatgagaaacaaaatgattttatttatgcttatttaaataaattaaaaagataaattaaatgataaattacaAAAGAGGTATTAAtgctaattaaataataaaatgaaaagttaatcttcttagtaaaataaaaaaataaatacaaatgcAAATGTTTTATGTtgcctatttattttatttcatacatttttatttatttcatgttagAGTTTAATTCTGGTTGCTAATATCAACcggttgttttgtttttgtaaatgcatcattaaaaaaaatcattta is a window encoding:
- the LOC7453596 gene encoding sodium/calcium exchanger NCL2 isoform X1 is translated as MEMRLISKTVCFILFLLLTVRINVKGRSLAHSSVELLVSDGINDVQENQSSILLLKGMDSSSEEKCEQLYGFLPCSSNIFGHLFLIAVYEYMLFHGEGYLASGGEKIFRILGPGVFGASAFQVLGALPESLILLASGLLNTREVAQEYVSTGVGLLAGTSILLLTMLWGTCVIVGSVQSSKPTISNTSSSRLLSWFTEFRVTTDLQTSYTARIMGLSVIPFLILQIPKVFNSNSGEYLTVLISLVVSVASLLIYFFYQIFEPWIQKRRLEYVKCNEGLLRILQLVQERALGIILTGDGAPNINAIQRLFEEIDEDGDDCISPSEVRKLLLDIKSTGMNINKDSASEELIKVLDLNDDKKITKEEFVHTFTKWLEETKYAMEKRYFTINSLKRIDQVFHPFVESKRKEREMKRNLMSEIVSHLQSVALGNLIKEDGTPDLLAIRRLFEDIDRDEDNCISKDELKELMKKIEIGKISWDVDEAAEKIIEALDTSGDQMIDEKEFAEGIVRWSINPPENVTPVSTRSQDDNNRRTPWEEVDKLLKDEKTNAVDKSSWAWFKAIMSMVLGVAILSVLAEPLTQSVQNFSEDAGIPSFFVSFVLAPLATNARAATSAITTACRKKSITTSLTFSEIYGGVFMNNVLGCSVLLFLVYARGLTWEFSAEVLVVLITCAIMSLAVSFRSDFPLWTSFMAFLLYPFSLFLVYVFNDVLDHV
- the LOC7453596 gene encoding sodium/calcium exchanger NCL2 isoform X2, translating into MLFHGEGYLASGGEKIFRILGPGVFGASAFQVLGALPESLILLASGLLNTREVAQEYVSTGVGLLAGTSILLLTMLWGTCVIVGSVQSSKPTISNTSSSRLLSWFTEFRVTTDLQTSYTARIMGLSVIPFLILQIPKVFNSNSGEYLTVLISLVVSVASLLIYFFYQIFEPWIQKRRLEYVKCNEGLLRILQLVQERALGIILTGDGAPNINAIQRLFEEIDEDGDDCISPSEVRKLLLDIKSTGMNINKDSASEELIKVLDLNDDKKITKEEFVHTFTKWLEETKYAMEKRYFTINSLKRIDQVFHPFVESKRKEREMKRNLMSEIVSHLQSVALGNLIKEDGTPDLLAIRRLFEDIDRDEDNCISKDELKELMKKIEIGKISWDVDEAAEKIIEALDTSGDQMIDEKEFAEGIVRWSINPPENVTPVSTRSQDDNNRRTPWEEVDKLLKDEKTNAVDKSSWAWFKAIMSMVLGVAILSVLAEPLTQSVQNFSEDAGIPSFFVSFVLAPLATNARAATSAITTACRKKSITTSLTFSEIYGGVFMNNVLGCSVLLFLVYARGLTWEFSAEVLVVLITCAIMSLAVSFRSDFPLWTSFMAFLLYPFSLFLVYVFNDVLDHV